The following coding sequences lie in one Nakaseomyces glabratus chromosome I, complete sequence genomic window:
- the INO1 gene encoding inositol-3-phosphate synthase INO1 (CAGL0I06050g~Putative inositol 1-phosphate synthase; regulated by the transcriptional activators Ino2p and Ino4p; protein differentially expressed in azole resistant strain), with product MTVNKGISIRVNNVGDKVSYKENELLTNYTYHTNVVHTNSDKTQFEVTPLDKNYQFKVDLNKPERLGVMLVGLGGNNGSTMMAAVLANKHNVCFRTRDKEGLTEPNYYGSLTQSSTIKLGVDSKGKDVYVPFNSLVPMVNPNDFVVSGWDINGATMDQAMERASVLEVDLRNKLAPMMKDHKPLKSVYYPDFIAANQDERADNCLNVDPQTGKVTTTGKWEHLNHIRNDIRTFKQQNDLDKVIILWTANTERYVEILPGVNDTMENLLEAIKNDHTEIAPSTIFAAASILEHCPYINGSPQNTFVPGLIELAEKNDSLIAGDDFKSGQTKMKSVLAQFLVDAGIRPVSIASYNHLGNNDGYNLSSPQQFRSKEISKASVVDDIIESNPILYNDKLGNKIDHCIVIKYMHAVGDSKVAMDEYYSELMLGGHNRISIHNVCEDSLLATPLIIDLIVMTEFCSRVTYRNVDGQDGAEAKGDFENFYPVLSFLSYWLKAPLTKPGYQPINGLNKQRTALENFLRLLIGLPAIDELRFEERLK from the coding sequence atgaCTGTGAATAAAGGTATTAGCATTCGCGTAAACAACGTCGGTGACAAGGTCTCCTACAAGGAGAACGAGTTGTTGACCAACTACACTTACCACACGAATGTGGTACACACTAACAGCGACAAGACACAGTTTGAAGTGACTCCCTTGGACAAGAACTACCAATTCAAAGTGGACTTGAACAAGCCGGAGAGACTGGGTGTCATGCTCGTGGGTCTTGGTGGTAACAACGGGTCCACCATGATGGCTGCTGTGCTGGCTAACAAGCACAATGTGTGCTTCCGTACTCGTGACAAAGAGGGTCTAACTGAGCCAAATTACTACGGTTCTTTGACTCAATCATCAACGATCAAGCTGGGTGTCGACTCTAAGGGTAAAGACGTCTACGTGCCTTTCAACTCTTTGGTGCCAATGGTTAACCCAAACGATTTTGTGGTCTCAGGTTGGGATATCAACGGAGCCACCATGGATCAAGCCATGGAGCGTGCTAGTGTCCTTGAAGTTGACTTGAGAAACAAGTTGGCTCCAATGATGAAAGATCACAAACCCTTGAAGTCCGTCTATTATCCAGATTTCATCGCTGCTAACCAGGATGAGCGTGCTGATAACTGTTTGAACGTCGACCCACAAACCGGCAAAGTTACCACCACCGGTAAGTGGGAACACTTGAACCACATCAGAAACGATATCAGAACTTTCAAACAACAGAACGACCTGGACAAAGTAATTATTCTATGGACCGCTAACACCGAAAGGTACGTCGAGATATTGCCTGGTGTCAATGACACCATGGAAAACTTGCTCGAAGCTATCAAAAACGATCACACTGAAATTGCACCATCTACTATCTTTGCTGCTGCTTCCATCCTTGAACATTGTCCTTACATTAACGGTTCCCCACAGAACACTTTTGTTCCGGGTCTGATTGAACTTGCTGAAAAGAACGACTCGTTGATCGCTGGTGATGACTTCAAGTCCGGCCAAACTAAGATGAAATCTGTCTTGGCTCAATTTCTAGTCGATGCCGGTATCAGACCCGTCTCAATTGCTTCTTACAACCACTTGGGTAACAACGATGGTTACAACCTTTCCTCACCACAACAGTTCAGGTCCAAGGAGATCTCAAAGGCTTCGGTGGTAGACGATATCATTGAATCAAACCCAATTCTATACAATGACAAACTAGGTAACAAGATCGACCACTGTATCGTTATCAAGTACATGCACGCCGTAGGTGACTCAAAAGTTGCTATGGATGAATACTACAGTGAACTGATGCTAGGTGGCCACAACAGAATCTCCATCCACAATGTCTGTGAAGACTCTTTGCTAGCTACACCATTGATCATCGATTTGATTGTCATGACCGAGTTCTGCTCCAGAGTCACATACAGAAACGTAGACGGCCAGGATGGTGCAGAGGCTAAGGGTGATTTCGAAAACTTCTACCCAGTGCTGTCGTTCCTAAGTTACTGGCTGAAGGCCCCATTGACAAAGCCAGGCTACCAACCAATCAACGGTTTGAACAAGCAGAGAACAGCGCTAGAAAACTTCCTAAGGTTGTTGATCGGCCTTCCTGCCATTGACGAACTGAGATTCGAAGAAAGATTGAAATAG
- the VPS35 gene encoding retromer subunit VPS35 (CAGL0I06072g~Ortholog(s) have protein transporter activity and role in intracellular protein transport, protein retention in Golgi apparatus, retrograde transport, endosome to Golgi) translates to MSYSDSVETAASVISQQTGLMNRCLGQNKLMEALQHCSVMLTELRNPNLTPKQYYELYVMIFDSLSVLSTYLVENHPKYHHLADLYELVQYTGNVVPRLYLMITVGTSYLRIPDAPVIEILKDMIEMCRGVQNPIRGLFLRYYLSQRTKELLPDDELEFNANFIMNNFIEMNKLWVRLQHQGPLRKRELRTKERKELQILVGSQLVRLSQIIDDNFDMYDKQILPTILEQVVQCRDFVSQEYLMDVICQVFSDEFHLQTASTLLKTTLQLNPDVSMNKIVLILIERLNSFKGRKVEEENEKQKQASEIKDKNEHGTVENGSSANGESSKTNEKEIPDINSKPLPDVDIFDVFANYLELLNKERPDLSLQQFIPLIESVIKLTLQWYPDNLKNINRLFTFTAQKYKDYGKMIPKDIDTLMIKLLTFENSTCEGNERDSFFFYRILTECDSFPELLGLQSVETQRVAISEILDYLTINITDDIEVKTNISTPLSTTADSSDITPQGKLFIINTKSELEKLLSLSDSLIHKTDKVNKRTSTEGNDQLSAGALPDDDFEYDIVEEKLARFCHIICKSLTLSPTLNSVESQIECYLTMKNHYYKAGKKCLYTYPAIITNFWKLVRRCNIMLKEGQQKEEERKTIENNIKQIFKFISRAMNDMFNVCGPIAYDTVYKMNLECAALADQLSLSEISYDFFSQAFTIYEESINDSKDQFQAILLMTQTLQKTRSLHKEDYYDSLIVRCTLHGSKLLKKQDQCRSVYLCSHMWWATELSAIGEEEGVTTNFFREGKRVLECLQRALRVSDSIMDNVQSCELMIEILNRCLYYFIHGNEKDTHITVKYINGLIELIKTNIKALQTEAESYMSDDPSHEISHLESAVSQLKMQDYVMGLDGSLVQVSNGMNSPTSEATVKATLQIPIQHFARTCSYIREQGAIDERFQVIEL, encoded by the coding sequence ATGTCGTACTCTGATTCTGTGGAGACGGCTGCGTCTGTGATATCCCAACAGACTGGTCTTATGAACAGATGTTTGGGACAGAATAAGCTAATGGAGGCGTTGCAACATTGCTCGGTTATGCTTACGGAACTACGTAACCCTAACTTGACTCCAAAACAATACTATGAGCTTTATGTTATGATATTCGATTCCCTGTCGGTGCTATCAACATATTTGGTTGAAAATCACCCCAAGTACCACCACTTGGCAGACCTTTACGAGTTAGTACAATACACCGGAAATGTTGTCCCAAGGCTATATCTGATGATCACAGTTGGAACGAGCTATCTAAGAATACCTGATGCACCAGTCATCGAGATACTAAAGGATATGATTGAGATGTGTAGGGGTGTGCAGAATCCAATACGAGGATTATTTCTCAGATACTACCTATCACAAAGAACCAAGGAACTGCTTCCCGATGATGAACTGGAATTTAATGCAAATTTCATCATGAACAATTTTATAGAGATGAACAAATTGTGGGTAAGATTGCAACATCAAGGTCCATTGAGGAAAAGAGAATTGAGAACTAAAGAGAGGAAAGAACTACAAATTTTAGTGGGATCTCAACTGGTTAGATTATCTCAGATCATTGATGATAACTTTGACATGTATGATAAACAAATTCTACCAACCATTCTTGAACAAGTTGTTCAATGCAGAGATTTTGTCTCTCAAGAATACTTGATGGATGTCATATGCCAAGTTTTCTCGGATGAGTTTCATTTACAAACCGCATCTACTTTACTTAAAACAACATTACAATTGAACCCAGACGTTTCAATgaataaaattgttttgATCCTAATAGAGAGATTAAATAGCTTTAAGGGTAGGAAAGTAGAAgaggaaaatgaaaaacaaaaacaagcctctgaaataaaagataaaaatgaaCATGGAACTGTCGAAAATGGTTCCAGTGCCAATGGTGAGTCATCCAAAACCAATGAGAAGGAAATACCTGATATTAATTCAAAACCCCTACCTGATGTCGACATATTTGATGTTTTTGCCAACTACCTTGAGCTACTCAACAAAGAACGTCCGGATCTCTCATTACAGCAATTTATCCCATTGATTGAATCTGTTATCAAATTAACTTTGCAATGGTATCCTGACAATCTTAAGAATATCAATCGACTATTCACGTTCACAGCTCAGAAATATAAAGACTACGGGAAGATGATTCcaaaagatattgataCGCTAATGATAAAGCTATTGACTTTTGAGAACTCTACATGTGAAGGTAATGAAAGAGATTCGTTTTTCTTTTACAGAATATTAACCGAGTGTGATTCATTTCCTGAGTTATTAGGCTTACAGTCAGTTGAAACCCAAAGGGTCGCTATTAGCGAGATTCTTGATTACTTAACTATAAATATAACTGATGATATCGAAGTGAAGACCAATATTAGCACACCCTTGTCCACGACGGCGGACAGTTCAGACATAACTCCTCAAGGCAAACTGTTTATAATAAACACTAAAAGTGAGCTAGAAAAACTTCTAAGTCTTTCAGACTCTCTAATACACAAAACAGATAAGGTAAACAAAAGAACTTCAACCGAAGGTAATGATCAATTAAGTGCGGGTGCTTTACCTGACGATGATTTTGAGTATGAcattgttgaagaaaaattggCAAGATTTTGCCACATCATATGCAAATCATTGACCCTTTCACCTACTTTGAATTCTGTCGAGTCCCAAATTGAGTGCTATCTAACAATGAAGAATCATTATTATAAAGCCGGAAAGAAATGTCTATACACTTACCCTGCAATCATTACTAATTTCTGGAAATTGGTAAGGAGATGCAATATAATGCTGAAAGAAGGGcaacaaaaagaagaagagagaaagaCCATTGAAAACAACATAAAACAGatattcaaatttatcTCAAGGGCAATGAACGACATGTTCAATGTATGTGGACCTATAGCATATGATACTGTGTACAAGATGAATTTAGAATGTGCCGCGCTTGCAGACCAGTTATCATTATCGGAGATATCGtatgatttcttttcacAAGCTTTCACTATATATGAAGAATCAATAAATGATTCAAAGGACCAATTTCAAGCAATTCTTCTGATGACGCAGACATTGCAAAAGACCAGGTCACTTCATAAAGAGGATTACTATGACTCACTCATAGTAAGATGTACATTACATGGCTCAAAgcttttgaagaagcaaGACCAATGTAGAAGTGTATATTTATGCTCACACATGTGGTGGGCTACGGAATTATCAGCTATCGGAGAGGAAGAAGGCGTAACGACCAATTTCTTCCGTGAGGGCAAACGTGTACTGGAATGTCTCCAAAGGGCATTGCGTGTTTCGGATTCCATAATGGACAATGTTCAAAGCTGTGAATTGATGATTGAGATTCTGAATAGGTGTCTGTACTATTTCATTCATGGCAATGAGAAGGATACACACATTACGGTTAAATATATCAACGGTCTCATAGAACTCATCAAGACTAACATTAAAGCTTTACAAACTGAGGCTGAGTCATACATGTCAGATGACCCATCGCACGAAATATCTCATCTGGAATCGGCAGTCTCCCAACTAAAAATGCAAGACTACGTAATGGGTCTAGACGGCTCATTAGTACAGGTAAGTAATGGGATGAACTCTCCCACAAGTGAAGCCACTGTAAAAGCAACTTTGCAAATACCAATTCAACATTTTGCCAGAACGTGCTCATACATCAGAGAGCAGGGAGCCATTGACGAACGTTTCCAAGTGATAGAACTGTAA
- the FBP26 gene encoding fructose-2,6-bisphosphatase (CAGL0I06094g~Ortholog(s) have fructose-2,6-bisphosphate 2-phosphatase activity, role in glucose metabolic process and cytoplasm localization) — translation MPVTTISNMNDSRICVVMVGLPARGKSFISQKILRYLSWLSINAKCFNVGNYRYKAGVIKPDAKFFDFNNPEGYRVREEAAQQAVSDMLKWYEEENGVVAVLDATNSTRKRRDWILEICAQNNIMPMFIESWCDNEKIVETNVIDISTTSPDYEGSDPEESKRDLYNRIACYRDAYETLSLENDNNMTFVKLVNIEDEIIINKIQSYLQSRIVFYVMNIRPKPRTIWLSRHGESIYNVEKKIGGDSLLSPRGVQYSKKLKELVDEHVGDAPLTVWTSTLVRTQQTAQHLPYKKLQWKALDELDAGVCDGMTYEEIEEVYPEDFKARDEDKYEYRYRGGESYRDVVVRLEPVIMELERQENVLIITHQAVLRCIYAYFMNVPQEESPWMSIPLHTLIKLEPRAYGTKVTRIKANIPAVSTYKEKGTSQVGESAADLSKFQKLLVDAPELKN, via the coding sequence ATGCCAGTCACTACAATTTCTAATATGAACGATTCTCGAATCTGTGTGGTGATGGTTGGTCTGCCAGCTCGTGGTAAGTCCTTCATATCCCAGAAGATTCTCCGCTATTTGTCCTGGTTGTCGATCAATGCGAAGTGTTTCAATGTTGGGAACTATAGGTACAAAGCTGGTGTGATCAAACCTGATGCTAAGTTTTTTGACTTTAACAACCCAGAAGGCTACAGAGTTCGTGAGGAGGCCGCACAGCAAGCTGTCAGTGATATGCTTAAGTGgtatgaagaagagaatggTGTAGTTGCTGTTCTGGATGCTACCAATAGTACTAGGAAACGGAGAGATTGGATCTTAGAAATCTGTGCCCAGAATAATATTATGCCGATGTTCATAGAGAGTTGGTgtgataatgaaaagataGTTGAAACCAACGTAATCGATATTAGCACCACATCTCCAGATTATGAAGGTAGTGACCCTGAGGAATCGAAAAGGGACCTTTACAATAGAATTGCCTGTTACAGAGACGCATATGAAACGTTGAGtcttgaaaatgataataatatgaCCTTTGTTAAGTTAGTGaatattgaagatgaaataataatcaaCAAGATTCAGAGCTACTTACAGAGTAGGATCGTCTTCTATGTTATGAATATCCGTCCAAAGCCAAGAACAATCTGGCTATCGAGACACGGTGAATCAATCTACAACgttgagaaaaaaattggtgGTGACTCACTGCTGTCACCAAGAGGTGtacaatattcaaaaaaactAAAGGAATTAGTAGATGAGCATGTTGGAGATGCGCCCTTAACTGTGTGGACTTCTACTTTGGTCAGAACACAACAAACTGCACAACATTTGCCTTACAAGAAGTTACAATGGAAGGCACTGGATGAACTTGATGCAGGTGTTTGTGACGGTATGACCTATGAAGAAATCGAAGAAGTATACCCAGAGGATTTCAAAGCGAGAGATGAAGACAAATACGAATATAGGTACAGAGGTGGTGAATCTTACAGAGATGTTGTTGTTAGATTAGAACCTGTTATCATGGAGTTGGAGAGACAAGAAAACGTCTTGATTATCACGCACCAGGCCGTATTGAGATGTATTTATGCATATTTCATGAATGTTCCGCAGGAGGAATCACCATGGATGTCTATACCCTTGCATACGCTTATTAAATTAGAGCCAAGAGCCTATGGAACCAAAGTTACCAGAATCAAAGCAAACATTCCAGCAGTCAGTACTTACAAAGAGAAAGGTACCAGTCAAGTCGGCGAATCTGCAGCTGATTTATCCAAATTCCAAAAACTGTTAGTTGACGCTCctgaactgaaaaattag
- the SSY5 gene encoding Ssy5p (CAGL0I06116g~Ortholog(s) have serine-type endopeptidase activity, role in protein processing, response to amino acid and extrinsic component of plasma membrane localization), translated as MVKKLFGFNKKNGIRGHSESDKEKNEGVGSRNNSTDNKAESSIHDDRSTRISSSVQSSSIFSKGRRTYNSGDSSLRSSTGKNGNPVNEYRDLGTPLRIIDSSRYASLATVNEEEQSTTDQSLDCPVVYSNQNSNKEILTMSNESHYLVKAIKNLENNLLDLMDDVHQNVTNISRAVICATEYFKNFIQETSLPSLTNGTVNYRVKMESCPSVRGITKIIFHFYDNLLNTEAYSNSRSILFRRYLSFLKKLEIQQDTTERDAQAMVLPSLKIFPIDDSCNLPHKDRIYEIMEDIIKSDTKLLSEDEGSFIAAVLRGVEKDASILSIVFGLPTIRQEHQEMIKALYGLFPDVHFYCIQDYIKPAATTAIMPELKGTQQLNNINKEEQSYRFSPPYRTLENGNTPPISLSISTQNSLKMSGTLGGYVYPQVDSDSKLAQYAGATFAITCAHVVLAESQDYPEVAVPSRVLQKSYHKTLLEESSRYPQGSKEQRAFADEALQVERSMKLQNQEKFGQVVWGERSIINQRLSDFAIIKVNPSMDCKNFLGNNLAQVPDPTLKFENVYVKKKIMKIQPGTKVFKIGASTGYTTGVVNAVKLIYWADGKLQSSEFIVSSPQPLFASGGDSGAWILTKLEDRVGLGVLGMLHSYDGERKQFGLFTPIGDILERLHTVTGIYWDIDRMA; from the coding sequence ATGGTTAAAAAACTGTTTGGTTTTAACAAAAAGAACGGTATCAGAGGCCACTCTGAGTCAGATAAGGAAAAGAATGAAGGCGTTGGTTCTAGAAATAACTCTACCGATAATAAGGCAGAATCTTCTATTCATGATGATAGATCCACAAGAATAAGCTCTTCGGTACAATCTTcctcaatattttcaaaaggGAGGAGAACATATAACTCCGGAGATTCCTCACTAAGGTCGTCTACCGGAAAGAACGGTAACCCGGTAAATGAATACCGGGATCTTGGGACACCTTTGAGAATTATTGATTCCTCAAGGTATGCTTCCCTTGCAACCGtcaatgaagaagaacagtCCACAACTGATCAGAGTCTTGACTGTCCTGTGGTGTACTCAAATCAAAATAGCAACAAGGAAATTCTTACAATGTCCAACGAGAGTCACTATTTAGTGAAAGCTATCAAAAATCTTGAGAACAATTTATTAGATCTAATGGACGATGTTCACCAAAATGttacaaatatatcaagAGCGGTTATATGTGCAACTGAATACTTCAAAAACTTTATACAGGAAACATCACTACCAAGTTTAACAAATGGAACAGTAAACTATAGAGTAAAGATGGAATCCTGCCCATCTGTAAGAGGAATAACCAAGATAATATTTCACTTTTATGATAACTTGCTTAATACAGAAGCGTATTCCAATTCAAGATCCATCTTATTTAGGCGTTATCTTTCATTTCTCAAGAAATTAGAGATTCAACAAGATACTACAGAAAGAGACGCCCAAGCGATGGTTTTACCTTCCTTGAAGATTTTTCCAATTGATGACAGCTGTAATTTACCTCATAAGGATAGAATCTATGAGATCATGGAGGATATTATTAAGTCTGATACTAAATTATTATCTGAAGATGAGGGCTCTTTTATTGCGGCCGTTCTAAGAGGTGTAGAGAAAGACGCATCGATATTAAGTATAGTGTTTGGGTTACCAACGATAAGGCAAGAGCATCAAGAAATGATAAAGGCACTATATGGCCTATTTCCCGATGTCCATTTCTATTGTATCCAAGACTACATTAAACCAGCTGCTACTACTGCAATAATGCCCGAATTAAAAGGAACCCAACAActgaataatatcaataaagaagaacaaagtTACAGGTTTTCACCACCTTATAGAACTCTTGAAAATGGCAACACGCCGCCTATTTCACTATCTATATCCACCCAAAATAGTTTAAAAATGTCTGGCACATTAGGTGGATATGTGTATCCTCAAGTCGACAGTGACTCTAAACTGGCCCAGTATGCAGGTGCTACATTTGCGATTACCTGCGCGCATGTGGTTCTAGCAGAATCACAAGACTATCCAGAAGTTGCTGTGCCGTCTCGAGTTCTACAAAAATCATACCACAAGACTTTGTTAGAAGAATCATCTAGATATCCTCAGGGCTCGAAGGAACAAAGAGCATTCGCTGATGAAGCCCTACAAGTAGAGAGGAGTATGAAACTACAGAATCAGGAGAAGTTTGGACAAGTAGTATGGGGGGAAAGATCCATAATAAATCAACGTCTTTCAGATTTTGCCATTATAAAAGTCAACCCTTCCATGGACTGCAAGAATTTCCTAGGGAATAATCTAGCTCAGGTGCCTGATCCTACTTTAAAGTTCGAAAACGTGTATGTGAAAAAGAAGATCATGAAGATACAACCAGGGACAAAAGTGTTCAAGATCGGTGCTTCTACTGGCTACACGACAGGTGTTGTCAACGCTGTCAAGCTAATCTACTGGGCCGACGGTAAACTACAAAGTAGTGAATTCATAGTTTCATCACCGCAACCACTATTCGCCAGCGGTGGTGATTCAGGTGCATGGATACTTACAAAACTAGAAGACAGAGTGGGACTAGGTGTTCTTGGCATGCTCCACTCATATGACGGAGAAAGGAAACAGTTTGGCCTGTTCACCCCAATCGGCGATATATTGGAACGACTTCATACAGTAACGGGAATATATTGGGACATTGACAGAATGGCttaa